From Etheostoma cragini isolate CJK2018 chromosome 1, CSU_Ecrag_1.0, whole genome shotgun sequence, a single genomic window includes:
- the chd9 gene encoding chromodomain-helicase-DNA-binding protein 9 isoform X9: MDSPTQDKQEKANRIISEAIAKARQRGEKNIPRVMSPESFPSSSSQYKHRKREHKGNGKARPKEKNCRKACIVPSSKPKQKAKIGKIVIKLGKKKKRKPESSEESDDDPPTRHTSSKEDDSKRRSGRQVKRKKYAEELEARLSDDEVKVLVKAKKTNTGTSKQPAVQLFVENPSEEDAAVVDKIMSSRIVKKEVSPGVVVEGEEFFVKYKNYSYLHCEWATEQQLVKDKRIQQKIKRFKMKQAQRALFFADMEEDPFNPDYVEVDRVLEVSYCEDKDTGEEVVYYLVKWCSLPYEDSTWELKDDVDQSKIEEFEQLQAVKPDSRRMERPPTNLWKKREHSREYRNGNSLRDYQLEGVNWLLFNWYNRRNCILADEMGLGKTIQSITFLEEIYRVGIKGPFLIIAPLSTIANWEREFRTWTHLNVIVYHGSMISRQMLQQYEMYFRDAQGRVIRGAYKFQAVITTFEMILGGCPELNAIEWRCVIIDEAHRLKNKNCKLLEGFKLMNLEHKVLLTGTPLQNTVEELFSLLHFLEPARFPSEITFMQEFGDLKTEEQVQKLQGILKPMMLRRLKEDVEKKLAPKEETIIEVELTNIQKKYYRAILEKNFSFLAKGAGQANMPNLVNTMMELRKCCNHPYLIKGAEEKILEDFREVYSPTAIDFHLQAMVQSAGKLVLIDKLLPKMKAGGHRVLIFSQMVRCLDILEDYLIQRRYLYERIDGRVRGNLRQAAIDRFSKPDSERFVFLLCTRAGGLGINLTAADTCIIFDSDWNPQNDLQAQARCHRIGQNKAVKVYRLITRNSYEREMFDRASLKLGLDKAVLQSMSGRDNSLGGSTGGGAVQQQQLSKKEIEDLLRRGAYGAIMDEEDEGAKFCEEDIDQILQRRTKTITIESEGRGSTFAKASFVASGNRTDISLDDPNFWDKWAKKADIDMEMANGRNSLVIDTPRVRKQTRPFSATKDELAELSEGNSDSDDTKPKLRRNHDRLNSYGRTECFRVEKNLLVYGWGRWKDILNHGRFKKQLTERDVESICRALLSYCLVHYRGDDKIKSFMWDLIAPTEEGRTKELQNHLGLSAPVPRGRKGKKMKIQSSSFDIHKAEWLRKHNPEHMLQDDGYKKHLKHHCNKVLLRVRMLYYLKQEIIGSQAQRVLDGVDSSEIKIWVPDPDHSELPALWWDTISDKCLLLGVYKHGYEKYNTVRADPTLCFLERVGRPDEKAIAAEQRGNDFMDGDVDDPEYKPAPALLKDDMEDDDSSPGDLVVTDNAGDAVPATEGETSYWPSPSVLTARLRRLITASQRYTKSRQILQIHQTQTPSPSSMILSAPLCPLPPTLNDTLNPKMVAKIERQQRWTRREEADFYRVVSTFGVVFDPNLGRFDWTKFRAMARLHKKTDESLQKYLCAFTAMCRRVCRLPPKEGDSAVDPSLTIQPITEERASRTLYRVELLRQVREQVLRHQLLYERLPLCQMSSDLPVWWEAGTHDRDLLVGAAKHGVSRTDYHILRDPELSFMAAQRNYSQTKAAQQQLHTSNLLLHPQSQASSSVLMGSPLPPPAPRDAEPSEVVPKVELASEGEDGREKQGESWSPPRAPATPTGLEEKPLSEMRDKERQMVAARTKPLTPNSSERKPKKSSKRSRREARRGSESDSDGSSSTSSSRSSSSSSSSSSSSSHSGSSSSSSSSSCSSGSSSSSSSSSSSSEDSESEGGEGKKKGLSLCPVTFSVPAATTVKGFDEDSVASLSTTQDETQDNHAAENGITNNSSHPFQGGGYMLAASYWPKDRVIINRLDSICQAVLKGKWSGTRRVYEPGGAVASFYTTKLLDNANSLCEDPSSSPQGSKVTKHVAENKEFSVKLNDQEGGLKLTFQKQGLPLKRPLESEEGPQAQQQYLARLHELQSASDTGLADITKPQCSFQTVPPGLSGQMRLNGVLDGQPVVKRRRGRRKNVEGMDLLFMNRSRVPAVPDQVPPGWGGIGQVGMAVAPVPGFSQSSSQVPADTDSRVPVINLKDGTRLAGDDAPRRKDLEQWLMEHPGFVADTGAFIPGVNKMQMQFHFQDGRPKQKRHRCRNPNKIDVNSLTGEERVQIINRRNARKVGGAFAPPLKDLCRFLQENPEYGVPPEWADVVKQSGYLPESMFDRILTGPIVPEEVSRRGRRPKNPLAKVAAAAAAAAPNPAASALGLNPLLANGLLSGMDLSSLQAFQQNLQSLQSLQLTAGLMGLPSDASNLAASNLAAMFPMMLSGMAGLPNLIGMSNLLGKPAQEGTAGSEEKTKGTSSVVTGELSASKAPPHTSDTKGERTEGSNSTPSSTSSSASSASAPQSASAASAASGHPLSLNPLLLSSMLYPGMLLTPGLNLPVSATQPQSSKSDPTVPPACPPPPAVSQSSQQEITPRAAERDGDEDDEALEDEEEDDDDSAEQKENSGPEGSGKAESSSSESGSSSSSDDSDSSD, from the exons GAAAATTGTTATCAAGCttgggaagaagaaaaagcgaAAGCCGGAGTCTTCAGAAGAGTCGGATGATGACCCTCCCACTCGACACACTTCTTCTAAAGAAGACGACTCT AAGAGGCGATCGGGTCGACaggtgaaaagaaagaaatacgcTGAAGAGCTGGAGGCCAGGTTGTCAGATGACGAGGTCAAAGTTCTTGTCAAAGCCAAGAAAACCAATACTGGAACATCCAAGCAGCCTGCTGTTCAACTCTTTGTA GAGAATCCCAGTGAGGAggatgctgctgttgttgaCAAAATCATGTCTTCTCGAATCGTCAAGAAGGAG GTCTCTCCAGGAGTGGTGGTCGAAGGGGAGgagttttttgtaaaatacaaaaacta ctccTACCTACACTGTGAGTGGGCCACAGAGCAGCAGCTGGTGAAGGACAAGAGGATTCAACAGAAGATCAAACGTTTCAAGATGAAACAAGCACAGAGGGCACTCTTCTTTGCAGAT ATGGAAGAGGACCCCTTTAACCCTGACTATGTAGAGGTAGACAGAGTGCTGGAGGTGTCATATTgtgaagacaaagacacaggAGAG GAGGTGGTGTACTACCTGGTGAAGTGGTGCTCTCTGCCTTATGAGGACAGCACCTGGGAGCTGAAGGATGATGTAGATCAGAGCAAGATTGAAGAGTTTGAGCAGCTGCAGGCAGTCAAGCCAGACTCGCGGAGGATG GAGCGTCCGCCAACAAATCTGTGGAAGAAGAGGGAACATTCAAGAGAATACAGGAATGGCAACAGCCTCAGGGACTACCAACTAGAGGGGGTCAACTGGCTACTCTTCAACTGGTACAACAG ACGAAACTGCATCCTGGCAGACGAGATGGGACTGGGTAAGACCATCCAGTCCATCACATTCCTAGAGGAGATCTACCGTGTGGGCATTAAAGGGCCATTCCTCATCATTGCGCCACTCTCCACCATTGCCAACTGGGAGCGCGAGTTCCGTACTTGGACCCATCTTAATGTCATTGTCTACCATGGAAGCATGATCAGCAGGCAGATGCTCCAACAGTATGAGATGTATTTCAGGGATGCACAG GGCCGTGTGATACGAGGTGCCTACAAGTTCCAAGCCGTTATCACAACGTTTGAGATGATCCTGGGAGGCTGTCCCGAACTCAACGCCATAGAGTGGCGCTGTGTTATCATTGATGAGGCTCACCGCCTCAAGAACAAGAACTGCAAGCTGCTAGAGGGCTTTAAGCTCATGAACCTG GAGCACAAGGTTCTGCTGACAGGTACTCCTCTTCAGAACACAGTGGAGGAGCTCTTCAGCCTGCTCCACTTCCTGGAGCCAGCACGCTTCCCCTCAGAAATCACCTTCATGCAGGAGTTCGGAGACCTCAAGACTGAGGAGCAG GTGCAGAAGCTTCAGGGGATCCTAAAGCCCATGATGCTGCGTCGGTTAAAGGAGGACGTGGAGAAGAAGTTGGCTCCTAAAGAGGAAACCATCATCGAGGTTGAGCTCACCAACATTCAAAAGAAATATTACCGTGCCATCCTAGAGAAGAACTTCTCTTTCTTGGCTAAAGGAGCTGGCCAGGCAAATATGCCCAACCTGGTCAACACCATGATGGAGCTGAGAAAGTGCTGCAACCACCCCTACCTCATCAAAG GGGCAGAAGAGAAGATCCTAGAGGACTTCAGGGAGGTCTATAGCCCCACTGCCATCGACTTTCACCTGCAGGCTATGGTGCAGTCTGCTGGGAAGCTGGTCCTTATCGACAAACTGCTGCCCAAGATGAAGGCCGGAGGGCATAGGGTGCTTATCTTCTCGCAAATGGTGCGCTGCCTGGACATCTTGGAAGACTACCTCATTCAGAGAAG gTACTTGTATGAGCGAATAGATGGACGTGTTCGTGGGAACCTGCGGCAGGCTGCTATCGACCGCTTCAGTAAGCCCGACTCGGAACgctttgttttccttctgtgcACAAGAGCTGGTGGCCTGGGAATCAATCTCACAGCAGCTGACACATGCATCATCTTTGACTCGGACTGGAACCCACAGAACGACCTGCAG GCCCAGGCTCGCTGCCATCGGATCGGTCAGAACAAGGCAGTGAAGGTGTACCGTCTGATCACCAGGAACTCATATGAGCGAGAGATGTTTGATCGCGCCAGCCTCAAGCTGGGCCTGGACAAAGCAGTGCTGCAGAGCATGAGCGGTCGAGATAACAGCCTGGGAGGAAGCACCGGGGGAGGG gcagtgcagcagcagcagctgtctaAGAAGGAGATTGAAGATCTGTTGCGACGTGGTGCATATGGGGCCATCAtggatgaggaggatgaagggGCCAAATTCTGTGAGGAGGATATCGATCAGATCCTCCAGCGCAGGACAAAGACCATCACCATCGAGTCCGAGGGACGAGGATCCACCTTTGCTAAG GCAAGTTTTGTGGCGTCTGGAAACCGCACAGACATCTCTCTGGATGACCCCAACTTTTGGGACAAATGGGCCAAAAAAGCTGACATTGATATGGAGATGGCCAACGGCAGA AATAGCTTGGTTATAGACACTCCTCGTGTCAGAAAGCAGACAAGGCCGTTCAGCGCCACCAAGGATGAGTTGGCAGAGCTTTCAGAGGGTAACAGCGACAGTGACGACACAAAACCTAAGCTCAGGCGAAACCACGACCGCCTCAACAGCTACGGACGCACAGAGTGCTTCAGAGTAGAGAAGAACTTGCTTGTTTATGG GTGGGGTCGTTGGAAGGATATTCTCAACCATGGGCGATTTAAGAAGCAACTGACAGAGAGGGATGTGGAGTCCATCTGCAGGGCCCTGCTGTCTTACTGCCTGGTCCATTACCGAGGAGATGACAAAATTAAAAGCTTCATGTGGGACCTGATCGCCCCTACTGAGGAAGGACGCACCAAGGAGCTGCAGAATCACCTGG GTCTGTCTGCTCCCGTCCCTCGGGGCAGAAAGGGTAAGAAAATGAAGATCCAGTCCAGCTCTTTTGACATCCACAAAGCTGAGTGGCTTAGGAAGCACAACCCAGAGCACATGCTTCAAGATGACGGCTACAAGAAACACCTCAAACACCACTGCAACAA GGTGCTGCTCAGGGTTAGAATGCTCTACTACCTAAAACAAGAGATCATAGGAAGCCAGGCCCAGAGGGTGCTAGACGGCGTGGACTCCAG TGAGATAAAGATCTGGGTGCCAGACCCTGACCATTCGGAGCTGCCAGCATTGTGGTGGGATACCATTTCTGACAAGTGTCTGCTGCTTGGTGTCTATAAGCATG GTTATGAGAAGTACAACACTGTTCGTGCAGATCCTACCCTGTGTTTCCTAGAGCGTGTGGGACGACCAGATGAGAAGGCCATCGCTGCTGAACAGAGAGGCAATGATTTTATGGATGG ggaTGTGGATGACCCAGAGTACAAGCCTGCTCCAGCCCTGCTGAAGGATGATATGGAG GATGATGACTCTTCTCCTGGAGACTTGGTTGTCACTGACAACGCTGGAG ATGCAGTCCCAGCAACAGAAGGCGAAACGTCCTACTGGCCTTCACCCTCGGTTCTGACAGCCAGACTAAGGCGACTAATCACAGCCTCTCAACGCTACACCAAGAGCAGGCAGATCCTCCAGATCCACCAGACCCAGACTCCCTCTCCTTCGTCCATGATACTGTCGGCTCCACTTTGCCCGCTGCCCCCTACACTCAACGACACGCTCAACCCCAAGATGGTTGCTAAGATTGAGCGGCAACAAAG GTGGACAAGAAGAGAAGAGGCTGACTTCTACCGTGTGGTCTCTACTTTTGGTGTTGTATTCGACCCAAACCTTGGCCGGTTTGACTGGACCAAGTTCAGGGCCATGGCTCGGCTGCACAAGAAGACTGACGAGAGCCTGCAGAAATACCTGTGTGCTTTTACCGCCATGTGCCGGAGGGTGTGTCGCCTGCCACCCAAAGAGGGAG ACTCTGCAGTGGACCCGTCTCTGACCATCCAACCCATCACAGAGGAACGAGCATCTCGTACTCTGTACAGAGTAGAGTTGCTTCGTCAGGTGAGGGAACAAGTACTCCGCCATCAGTTACTCTATGAGCGCCTGCCGCTGTGCCAGATGAGCTCTGACTTGCCTGTCTGGTGGGAGGCTGGTACCCATGACCGTGACCTGCTAGTTGGAGCTGCCAAGCATGGCGTCAGTCGCACAGATTACCACATTCTGAGAGACCCTGAGCTCAGCTTCATGGCTGCCCAACGCAACTACAGCCAAACAAAagcagcacagcagcagttACATACATCCAACCTCCTTCTGCACCCTCAGTCCCAGGCCTCTAGCTCAGTATTGATGGGTTCTCCGCTGCCTCCACCCGCGCCAAGAGATGCAGAGCCCAGTGAGGTTGTACCTAAAGTGGAACTAGCCTCAGAGGGGGAGGATGGCCGGGAGAAGCAGGGGGAGAGTTGGAGCCCTCCTCGAGCACCAGCTACTCCCACAGGTTTGGAGGAGAAGCCGTTGTCTGAGATGAGGGATAAAGAGAGGCAGATGGTGGCGGCACGAACCAAACCCCTGACACCCAACTCCTCTGAGCGGAAACCTAAGAAATCCAGCAAAAGGAGCCGCAGGGAGGCTAGGCGGGGTTCAGAGTCTGACTCAGATGGCTCTTCCTCAACCTCTTCATCacgctcctcttcctcttcctcatcatcctcttcttcctcgTCACATTCCGGGTCCagctcatcctcctcttcatcatcttgcTCCTCTGGCTCTTCGTCATCCTCGtcgtcctcctcatcctcttccgAGGACAGTGAAAgtgagggaggggaggggaagaAGAAAG gtctttctctgtgtcctgTGACGTTCTCAGTGCCGGCAGCAACAACTGTAAAGGGCTTTGATGAGGACAGTGTGGCGTCTCTGAGCACTACACAGGATGAAACCCAAGACAACCATGCGGCCGAGAACGGCATCACTAACAACTCCTCGCATCCTTTCCAGGGAGGAGGGTACATGCTCGCTGCATCCTACTGGCCAAAG GATCGTGTGATCATCAACCGCCTGGACAGCATCTGCCAGGCAGTGCTAAAGGGCAAGTGGTCAGGAACACGTCGGGTCTACGAGCCTGGAGGTGCAGTGGCCTCCTTCTACACCACCAAGCTGCTGGACAACGCCAACAGCCTGTGCGAGGACCCCTCTTCCTCACCACAGGGGTCAAAGGTGACCAAGCATGTTGCAGAAAACAAGGAGTTCTCAGTAAAACTCAACGAT cAGGAGGGAGGTCTGAAGTTGACCTTCCAGAAACAAGGTCTACCTCTGAAGAGGCCACTTGAGTCGGAAGAGGGCCCCCAGGCCCAGCAGCAGTACCTGGCACGGCTTCATGAGCTGCAGAGTGCCTCGGACACAGGCCTGGCAGACATCACCAAGCCTCAGTGCAGCTTCCAGACtg TGCCTCCAGGTCTTAGCGGTCAGATGAGACTTAATGGAGTACTGGATGGCCAGCCAGTGGTTAAGAGgcggagggggaggaggaagaacgTGGAGGGGATGGACCTGCTCTTCATGAACAGGAGTAGAGTCCCTGCTGTTCCTGATCAG GTGCCTCCAGGTTGGGGTGGTATTGGCCAGGTGGGCATGGCTGTGGCCCCTGTGCCGGGCTTCAGCCAGAGCTCCAGTCAGGTCCCAGCGGACACTGACAGCAGGGTCCCTGTCATTAACCTCAAAGATGGCACCCGGCTTGCTGGGGATGACGCTCCCAGGAGGAAGGATCTAGAACAGTGGCTAATGGAGCACCCTGGCTTTGTGGCAGACACAGGAGCCTTTATCCCT GgagtaaataaaatgcaaatgcagTTCCACTTCCAGGACGGCCGGCCCAAGCAGAAGAGACATCGCTGCAGGAACCCCAATAAGATTGATGTGAACAGCCTGACGGGAGAGGAAAGGGTCCAGATCATCAACAGGAGAAATGCACgcaag GTTGGTGGAGCCTTTGCTCCTCCTCTGAAGGATCTTTGCCGGTTCCTTCAGGAGAATCCTGAGTACGGAGTCCCACCTGAATGGGCTGATGTTGTCAAACAGTCG GGTTACCTCCCAGAGAGCATGTTTGACAGGATCCTGACTGGACCCATTGTTCCTGAGGAGGTGAGCCGGCGGGGACGCCGACCTAAGAATCCGCTGGCTAAGGTGGCGGCGGCAGCAGCCGCTGCTGCACCCAATCCAGCAGCCTCCGCCCTGGGTCTGAACCCCCTGCTGGCCAACGGCCTCCTCTCTGGAATGGACCTGAGCAGCCTGCAGGCCTTCCAGCAAAACCTCCAGAGCTTACAGTCCCTGCAGCTCACTGCAGGCCTGATGGGGCTGCCGTCCGACGCTAGCAACCTGGCTGCAAGTAACTTAGCTGCCATGTTTCCCATGATGCTGTCTGGTATGGCTGGATTGCCAAACCTAATTGGCATGAGCAACTTGCTCGGGAAGCCTGCTCAGGAAGGCACAGCAGGCTCTGAGGAGAAGACAAAAGGAACCAGCAGCGTTGTGACAGGAGAGCTGTCTGCCTCTAAAGCCCCCCCTCACACCTCAGACACCAAAGGAGAAAGGACAGAGGGCTCGAACTCGACTCCTTCCTCCACTTCCAGCTCCGCTTCCTCTGCTTCCGCCCCACAAAGTGCTTCAGCTGCCTCTGCAGCCTCCGGTCACCCACTGTCTCTTAACCCCTTGTTACTCTCCAGTATGCTTTACCCAGGGATGCTTCTCACTCCAGGCCTTAACCTTCCCGTGTCTGCCACACAGCCGCAGAGCTCAAAAAGTGACCCCACCGTACCTCCTGCTTGTCCTCCTCCACCTGCTGTCTCCCAGTCATCGCAGCAGGAGATAACTCCGCGAGCGGCAGAGAGGGACGGAGACGAGGATGACGAGGCATtagaagacgaagaagaagacgaTGACGACTCTGcagaacaaaaggaaaacagtggTCCTGAGGGTTCGGGGAAAGCTGAGTCATCTTCATCAGAGTCTGGGAGCTCTTCTTCATCAGATGATTCAGACTCCAGTGATTAG